A genome region from Thermococcus gorgonarius includes the following:
- a CDS encoding TasA family protein produces the protein MKRVIVVGVLGILVFLAGVKFGVSYFSDVAKSEGNQISTGDFDIGISRDGERFYDDYKLFSFDDLQPGEERTVDFYIKNRGDYPVSSVGMVFNVTDLEDGSLSKAEALVDKTLDAGELSKYLIIKDFRVSQDGYEEVLSDYIGKSLKELNMSELQIFSGSLPENGILKVTLTVQLSPSAGNDCLTDTSKIGILITAEQ, from the coding sequence ATGAAACGGGTTATAGTTGTTGGAGTGCTCGGTATCCTGGTGTTTCTGGCCGGCGTCAAGTTCGGAGTTTCGTACTTCAGCGACGTGGCCAAGTCCGAGGGAAACCAGATCTCCACCGGGGACTTTGACATCGGCATAAGCAGAGACGGGGAAAGGTTCTACGATGACTACAAGCTCTTCTCTTTCGACGATCTTCAGCCTGGAGAGGAGAGGACTGTTGATTTCTACATCAAAAACCGCGGAGACTACCCGGTCTCCTCTGTGGGCATGGTCTTCAACGTCACCGACCTTGAGGACGGCAGTCTAAGCAAAGCAGAGGCCCTGGTTGATAAAACCCTCGATGCTGGCGAGCTCAGTAAATACCTGATAATCAAGGACTTCCGCGTCTCTCAGGATGGCTATGAGGAAGTCCTCAGCGACTACATTGGGAAGAGCCTGAAGGAGCTCAATATGAGCGAACTCCAGATCTTCTCGGGCTCACTTCCGGAAAATGGAATTCTAAAGGTAACTCTAACTGTTCAACTTTCCCCCTCAGCTGGCAACGACTGTCTCACCGACACTTCAAAGATCGGCATTCTGATCACCGCGGAGCAGTAA
- a CDS encoding glycosyltransferase family 2 protein, whose translation MVTVSVIIPTVQGRENLLKRAIQSVLNQTFQDLEIIIVGNPEKESIQKSLKDDRIIILNEPNANVSEARNIGMKHARGEYIAFLDDDDEWIESKLEKQVKLFKESKIGLVYTHYLKILPNGTILREKQECISGKVYKKLITGNFIGTSTVMIRRDVIKRVGFFDESLKFAEDWDYWLRISQKYPVGCIPEPLAKYYLSSNLREKHRVYFSSFGNFVKKWWNATPVEAKKLLVLRWLWYEKTIGRVSLSDYWLMKFSVLFLNRYNDVYKFLSNKIMSQ comes from the coding sequence ATGGTAACTGTATCAGTGATAATCCCAACGGTCCAAGGGCGAGAGAACCTATTAAAACGTGCAATCCAGTCCGTGTTAAACCAAACGTTCCAGGATTTGGAGATAATAATAGTAGGGAATCCTGAGAAAGAGTCTATACAGAAGTCCTTGAAAGATGATCGGATAATTATTCTCAACGAGCCAAACGCTAACGTATCAGAAGCCAGAAACATCGGGATGAAACACGCAAGAGGGGAATATATAGCATTTTTGGACGATGACGACGAGTGGATAGAAAGCAAACTCGAAAAGCAAGTTAAACTATTTAAAGAGAGCAAGATCGGGCTGGTGTATACTCACTACTTAAAAATTCTACCTAATGGAACAATCTTAAGGGAAAAACAGGAGTGTATTTCCGGAAAGGTGTATAAAAAGCTGATCACGGGCAATTTTATTGGAACTTCGACTGTTATGATAAGACGAGACGTGATTAAACGGGTGGGCTTTTTCGACGAGTCATTAAAATTCGCAGAAGACTGGGACTACTGGTTGAGAATCAGCCAAAAATATCCAGTCGGATGCATCCCAGAACCATTGGCAAAATATTACCTATCATCAAATCTGCGGGAGAAACATAGAGTATATTTCAGTAGCTTTGGAAACTTTGTCAAAAAATGGTGGAATGCTACACCAGTTGAAGCAAAAAAGTTGCTGGTTCTCAGATGGCTGTGGTATGAAAAAACTATCGGCAGAGTATCTCTCTCAGACTACTGGTTAATGAAGTTTTCTGTGTTGTTCCTAAATAGGTATAACGATGTTTATAAGTTCCTAAGCAATAAGATTATGTCTCAATAA
- a CDS encoding flippase, with the protein MAENLKLKLIRNAGWLFGAEIISKLLAYGVIVILSRTLGPEGLGQYSFIFYYVGLLGIFSDLGVGYYFMREVARNRSRAKELLPDVLGFKVVLALLNFLIIVALTLPLPKPRWMKILIILAGAEAMLTWISYVFVNIMYAHEVTKYEALARTIERIWAFFVGGATLYFYRSLSPFIVTLLLGYVIREGLRIHWGSKFVDKIKIRFKPDVWISLLKKSYPFWLIGLFTLIYYRTDMVMLSLMKGDYETGIYRAAYTLIEVSLFVPGIVISTTMPSMARFWEKDRKTLNALFRKSFQALLGLGILGTAGYYIFARLGIIIVFGEEFLPSVSILRILAFAMPFMFLNSLFGSFMNATGRELTFTKITGFTALLNVILNYILILHYGASGAAVATVVSQLFATLRSYIYIPRESR; encoded by the coding sequence ATGGCCGAGAATCTTAAACTAAAGCTGATAAGGAATGCAGGCTGGCTGTTTGGGGCAGAGATAATTTCGAAACTCCTAGCGTATGGTGTAATCGTTATTCTTAGCAGAACGCTCGGGCCAGAGGGACTTGGACAGTATTCTTTCATCTTTTATTACGTGGGCCTTCTCGGAATATTCTCAGACCTTGGTGTTGGTTATTATTTCATGCGCGAAGTCGCGAGGAACAGAAGTAGGGCGAAGGAACTTTTGCCTGACGTTCTCGGATTCAAAGTTGTCCTTGCACTCCTAAATTTCCTCATAATCGTCGCGTTAACGTTGCCCCTTCCAAAGCCGAGGTGGATGAAGATTCTCATAATACTGGCGGGAGCAGAAGCTATGCTTACTTGGATCTCTTATGTGTTTGTGAATATTATGTACGCCCACGAGGTTACCAAGTACGAGGCCCTAGCCAGGACAATTGAAAGAATCTGGGCGTTCTTCGTTGGTGGTGCAACTCTATATTTCTATCGCTCCCTCTCGCCATTCATTGTAACCCTTCTCCTTGGTTACGTTATAAGGGAGGGTCTGAGAATACATTGGGGTTCGAAGTTCGTGGACAAAATCAAGATTAGGTTTAAACCTGATGTTTGGATCTCACTCCTTAAGAAATCATACCCATTCTGGCTTATTGGACTTTTCACTCTTATCTACTACCGCACTGATATGGTAATGCTGAGCCTAATGAAAGGAGATTATGAAACGGGAATTTATAGGGCGGCTTATACCCTTATTGAAGTTTCTCTTTTTGTCCCAGGCATAGTTATCTCTACAACAATGCCCTCCATGGCCCGTTTTTGGGAAAAAGACAGAAAGACACTTAATGCCCTCTTTAGGAAAAGCTTCCAGGCACTCTTGGGACTTGGCATTCTCGGAACTGCAGGCTACTACATCTTTGCCCGCCTCGGAATAATTATTGTTTTCGGGGAAGAGTTTCTCCCGAGCGTTTCCATCCTGAGGATTCTTGCCTTTGCAATGCCTTTTATGTTCTTGAACTCCCTCTTCGGGAGCTTTATGAACGCGACCGGGAGGGAGCTCACCTTTACGAAGATTACGGGGTTTACCGCACTGCTGAACGTGATATTAAATTACATTCTCATACTCCACTACGGGGCCAGCGGGGCAGCAGTGGCTACAGTGGTGAGCCAACTGTTCGCTACTCTTAGGAGTTATATTTATATCCCCCGCGAGAGCAGATAG